A region of Subdoligranulum variabile DNA encodes the following proteins:
- a CDS encoding IS110 family RNA-guided transposase translates to MVVSVGIDVSKNKHDCFIVSSEGEVLADVFTIPNNMDGFYALLEKIRACTTPQDKIKVGLEATGHYSYNILGFLLDNGLATYVLNPLRTNLYRKSLSLRKTKTDRVDARTIAAMLLSDVGLKPYTNTAYHNEELKSLTRYRFDKVKERAKLKSSISRLVCILFPELEKLVSSLHLATVYALLEEFPGSKQIAKAHLTRLKTLLGNASKGRYGRDMAVTIRSAAQNSVGSCMPAKSLELQHTIRLIRELDAEIAEIEAEIETMMDKIQSPITTIPGMGFRMAAMILAEIGDFSRFESPDKLLAYAGMSPSTYQSGQLKNCYPHMEKRGSRYLRYALYNAAKYVCHWDPTFAAYLAKKRDEGKHYNVALSHATKKLVRLLFALERSRQPYCSLAA, encoded by the coding sequence ATGGTAGTTTCTGTTGGCATTGATGTCTCAAAAAACAAGCATGATTGCTTCATTGTAAGCTCAGAGGGTGAAGTCCTGGCGGATGTTTTTACTATCCCTAACAACATGGACGGTTTTTATGCTCTACTGGAAAAAATTCGAGCTTGTACTACACCGCAGGACAAAATAAAAGTAGGGCTTGAGGCAACCGGGCATTACAGCTACAACATTCTTGGGTTTCTTCTGGACAACGGTCTGGCCACCTATGTCTTGAATCCCTTACGCACGAATCTCTACCGGAAAAGTCTCAGCCTGCGAAAGACCAAGACCGACCGTGTAGATGCTCGAACCATTGCTGCTATGCTGTTATCCGATGTGGGCCTCAAACCCTACACGAATACAGCATATCACAACGAGGAACTAAAGTCACTCACCAGATACCGTTTTGACAAGGTGAAAGAACGAGCAAAGCTGAAAAGCTCAATTTCCAGACTGGTTTGCATTCTCTTCCCTGAACTGGAGAAGCTGGTGTCCTCTCTCCATTTGGCGACTGTCTACGCTCTGCTGGAAGAGTTTCCAGGTTCCAAACAGATTGCCAAGGCACACCTGACAAGGCTCAAAACCCTTTTGGGGAACGCCTCCAAAGGTCGCTACGGTCGGGATATGGCTGTTACTATCCGGAGCGCTGCTCAGAATTCTGTTGGGTCCTGTATGCCTGCCAAATCCCTGGAATTGCAACATACCATCCGGCTTATCCGTGAATTGGATGCTGAGATCGCTGAAATCGAGGCTGAAATTGAGACAATGATGGACAAGATACAGTCTCCCATTACAACTATCCCTGGCATGGGCTTTCGTATGGCTGCCATGATTCTTGCTGAAATCGGCGACTTCTCTCGGTTTGAGTCACCGGACAAATTATTGGCCTACGCCGGAATGTCGCCTTCTACTTACCAGTCCGGGCAGCTCAAAAATTGCTATCCCCACATGGAGAAGCGTGGCTCTCGATACTTACGCTACGCTCTTTACAACGCAGCCAAGTATGTATGTCACTGGGACCCAACCTTTGCTGCTTACCTTGCTAAGAAAAGAGATGAAGGCAAACACTACAATGTCGCACTTTCTCATGCCACCAAAAAGTTAGTTCGTCTGCTGTTTGCCCTGGAAAGATCCAGACAGCCTTATTGCAGCTTGGCGGCCTAA